The nucleotide sequence GAAGGCGACCACATCCTTCTTCCACTTGGCGCAAAATTCCTCGACTTCATGAGTAGTGGCGGCGGACATAGATTCCTCACGACACGCTTAGAACAAACAACCAACCGCTCCAGCCATCGTCATCGCGTAATTAGTGCTCGAAGAAATCGCGCGGCAACAGCTCTCGCACCGTTAGCATCCCTTTCAACCATGTCTGGCGGGCGTCTTCCACTGACAGACTTGTAGCCGCCGCAACGCCGGGCCAGGACATGGCCATCACGTTCCTCATGATGAACACCGCCCGCTGCCGGCAGTTCAGGCGCAAAATGCAGTTCTCCAATGTGTCGCTGTCCTTATCTAGTCGCGGTCCTTCTCGACAGGGCTGCATCGCTTGAAACACAAGGGCCATCAGCCGACTTGGAACTTCGCCGGTAACGGACAACTTGCCCGAGTGACGGTAGAACTCCACGAAGGCCTTTGAAGACACTGCCTCAGCCTGTTGTTCGTCGCCGAGAAAGAGACGACAAAAAACAAAGACATCAGGTCCCCAGCGTTTGTAAAACGCCTCAGCCTCGTGCAGGTCGTGCACATTGACAGCAACAGACATAAGCACCCCAAATCAGACGAAGGGCGGCCATTGGAATGGGAGTTCCTGGGCACCTAGTCCTCAGGAATTCACGGAGAAAAGGATTAACTACGAGGGGGGTGGTACAGTGGCGGTGCGGCGGCAGTAACTTGATTGAAATGATAGAACGTCAGCGCTTCCTCAGCGCGTTGAAACGTAGCAACGTGGAAATGGGAGGAAGGGACGATGTGGGCACAGCAGCAGAAACAATCTTCCTGCGCACTCGGGGCGGTCGGCTGTCCCGCATTCGCCGCCATCCGGAATTGAGCTTCCGAAGGTACCACCTGTCCAACCTGAGAGCTGTTTGCCGATTGAGAAGCGACCGGCGAAACCGGCGATCCGTCATTGTCGCTCTGGCAAAGACCCGGCACGCTGAGATCCGCTAGCGTCCAAAGTAACAAAAGGCTAGCCATCCACGTCTGCCAAGCCGGTCTGTGCATCGAAAACCGCATGTTCGAATAATACCCCACGAGCGCTCTCGCTCAAATCTATAGACGTTTGAAAACCGTTACTGATGGTAAATATTTGTAAAGAACAGCCCTTTGCTATGTGCACTGGCAGGTGTCCTATAACCACAATCACTTGCGGGTGGATGCCTGCCCGTTCGACACGTGGCCCCCCGAAGCGCAGGCATTTACCGTCGCACAAACCTACGAGTCTGTGACCCGCACCAGTATCTGGCGCCGGGACACAGAAAGGGCGGCCCCGTATCCCTCCTGTTCCATCGACACCATGTCACTTCATCTTCATCGCGCGGGGGAGCGCCCACTGACTTGAGGCGCACGGGAGCAATTGTGGGGCTTGTCGGTCGGGGCGCTGGGCGCTACTGCTTGCACTTTTCACTGACCAGACGATTCGATTCCGTTCATCGCAGTATGGTACGGTGCCATGGTCGCGCTCTGCGCCTTTGTCGGCGCCCTGCTCGGGTCGCGCTTGCTGCCATGGTAAGGCTGCGGGCACACATCATCAAAAGCTGTTACGGCGTTACGCGTATCCATGCAGCGACACTCGGCACCCGTGCCGTGTCCACGACGAACAGCAGGTAATGCCCCGGAGCCGCAATGTTTCCGTTGGGCGGCGCCTTGACTTGAACTGAGGTCGCTCCGCGTCCGGTGATTTCACAGCCGATCACGCGCTGCGACTGGTTAAAGCCGTGCGTCACAGCGCCTGGGCGGATGAGCAGGACTTCAGCGATGGAAGTAGCGCTGGGCGTGTTCACCGTGAAGACGGCACCGTGAGTCACACTGGCGGGCGAGTTTGTGATAACCGGCCGCGCCCGGAAGTAATACCAGGGGAAGTAGCGTTCGTGTGGTGTGGTCTCGCCCGACTTCCATCCACCATTGATGTCCTGATCGCCGCCCATCAGAATGCTGCCATCGGCGAGGAGGATCGCGGTGGAGTGGTAACCGCGCGAGTATTTCATCACCGCGCAGGGCACCCATCCCGCAGCCAGATTCTTGGTGTCGAGGATCTCCGCCGGCCCGCCGGTGTTGGGAATGCCGCCAGCTAGAAACACCCGTGAATCCGGCATCAGGACCGTGTTCACCTGGTGGGCGCGAGGCTGATTCAGATTGGGCAGCGCCTTCCAGGCAGGTACGGCATCGGAGAGATCGATCATTTCTGAGGACTGCGGTGCGTTCGGCAAAATATCTCCGCCAGCAATCAGCACGCGAGGTTTGTAGTCCGGCGGCAGCAATGGCAAGAGCACCGACGTTCCCTTTTCGCCGCTGCTGCTGCGGTTGCCGGCGATGGTCGGCCATGTCTTGGCAGAATCATCCACCGGCGCCAGCGGATCAAAGCGCCGAGTGATTCCGCGTGGCCCAGCGATGAACAATTCACCATTGGGCATCACATAGGTCCAGGGATAGTACAGGTAGTCAAACGTGGGAGGCAATGCAATCGCCGGATCCCATGTGCCGGTGCCAGGCTCGTAGATCTCAATCGATCTCGCGACAATTTGTGTCGGTGTGCCGCCTAGGATGGTGAGCACTTTGCCGTTGGCCAGCGTCAGACTGGTTGAGTAGAAGCGCTGTTCCGCCGTGGGCGCAACTCTCGACCACATTAAAGAAGGAGGATCGAACAAGTACGACTCGCGCGGTGTGAAGCCGCCATGAATGAGCAGTGTCCCTTGCGGAGTATCCAGGAACGCATGCTCGGCTGACCACAGGTTCGCCAATCCGCGATCGTTTGGTGGAGATGTTACGTTGAAAGGCTGGTTGGCCGGAGCGGAGAAGGCGCCTGCGGGAGTTGAGTAGTCCCAAATCCGGCTGATGTCGTCGCGCGCGTCCCCGTAGCCCCAGTACAAAACCTTTTCCGTTTTTGGAAGCAGACAAGCGTGCATGAAAGTCACAGAAGGGCTTCCAGCGACCTCTTCCCACTTGCCGCAGTCCAGGCTCTCGCAGTGATTGGGGTCGATCGCAGGACAGTTGTTATCCCCATGATCCAATGGAAGGCCGGTTTCATGAGACAGGCGCTTTGCCTGTTCGGGAGTGAGCCACAGTGTCTGCCGCGATCGCACCAAGCCGGCGAGACCGGCCATCATGTGCATCTCCACGTGGCAGTGCACGAGAAAGTCTCCGCGCACGTGATATTTCTTCGCGTGTTTGGGCCGGTGTTCCGGATCTTGAGCCTTGGCGATGTCCGCGGGTAACAGCAACACCGGCGGGGCGGTGGTCTCAACCACGAAGGATTCGGCCGGACCAAGACTGCGTCCATCATAGGCTTCGCCGGCAAAATGCCAGCGCTGCCCATGCGTATGGAAGTTATGCCACATCATGCCCAAGTCCAAATTGAAAACGTACCAACGAATCTTCTGCCCCGCCTCTGCCAGGACGGTCGGGGTATTCCCAACAAAGGACCGGCCATTCAGACAGAATGACGGCAGTCCCCCACCATCTTCGGTAACCGTATGGACATTATTGTTGCCGTTGTTCCACTGAACCTTTCCACCAGGACCAACCTTGGCGTTGTTGGGAACAAACTTCATGTCCAGCGGGTTCGAGTCGTCAATATTCACTGTGGCCAGCATAGGCTCTCCCATGGCGACCGTAACCGTCGCCTGCATCTGGGTGTGAATGTTGCAGTGATAGTCGAATGTCCCTTCGGTGCCGAATGTCGCTTCAAAGGTGCCATTGAATGGGATAGGCCCGCTGTCGAACGCCGGAACCCCGCTCGCTCCTTGCATGGCGTGCAAGAACAGCGGAACATGCAACGGTTTTTTCGGATCAGGACACGGGTGTATCCCGGGAAGATGCAAGTACTCCTCCCAATCGATTTGCCTGCCCTCAAACTCCACCGGCCGCATGGGTAAGGGGTTGTGGCCTCCACCTTCGTGGCCGCCACCTCCGGGCATGGGCATCGGCATATTCATTGCCATGCCAGCGTTCTCGGCGGGCATCCGGGCGACGTGGTCCTCCGGCTCCGGTGGCAGATGCTTGCGCAGATCGCGCAACAGTTCTTCCACTTCGGGCGGAAGCTTCATCCGCGGGGGAGGGTCGCAATCGTCCTTCGGCAGCACGATTAGACCGCCGAGCAATCCCCGATTCACATTCGCGCCGATATTCTGGAAATGGTCGTGGAACGGCCAGGCGCCGAGCATCTTATCAGTCACGTCAAAAGTGTAAGTCCAGTGCTGGCCGGGGCAGATCTCGTCTGACCGGCGGCCATCGCTGGACTGCGTACCAAACGGCCACGACCCGTCCGAGTCGATGCCGTATTGCAAGCCATGCAGATGGAAGCTGTGCGGGGCGCTGTCGGCGTTTACCACATGAATCTTGAGGCGGTCCCCAGGCCGCGTGTAGATCACCGTGCCCGGTACACGGCGGTGATACGGAGGCTCGTTGATGTCAGCCAGGACAATCTTGTCAGGTTTTGGCACCAGGTATGCCGGATCAAGATACTCGCGGTAAACCAGCACCGACACAGTTCGCGCATTGATCTCCGCCGTCGGAATCGTCCCATCGTCATGTCCCATGTTGCGCATGCAGTCGCGCCCATAGCGAATAGGAGGAGCAAAGGTGGGATCGGGACAAACAGGAGAGTAGTCAGGTATCGATTCGATTTTCAGGTAAATATGTCGGACTGCCATGGCGGATATCCTTTCCTACCTTGGGTGCGGACGGATTCCTCATTACCTCCATAGTGTTGTAATTGAGAAAAGCGTTTCAGTCTTCGTTATGGGACCGCGCTTTGTAGTTTTAGCCGGCGAAGCAACTGTGCATTCGCAGCCACGATGATGGTGGAGAGGCTCATTGCGACTGCACCAACGCTCATGGGCAGATCAAGTCCCCATCGGACGAGAAGGCCTCCCGCGACGGGGATCGCGACGAGGTTATACGCGGTCGCCCAAACGAGATTTTGAATCATCTTTCGGTAGGTGGCCCGAGACAGTTTGATCGCCCCCACAACATCACGTGGATCGCTACGCACCAGGACGATTCCGGCTGACTCAATTGCCACATCGGTTCCAGCGCCAATCGCGATTCCGACATCCGCGGTCGCCAGCGCCGGCGCGTCGTTCACGCCGTCGCCAACCATTGCGACCCGCTTGCCCCCCGACTGAAAGCGCTTTACTGCCGCAGCCTTGTCGGCAGGGAGAACCTCGGCTGCAACCTCGTCTATGCCGATGCGGCGGGCAACCGAATCGGCAACTGTCTTCGCGTCTCCGGTGATCATCGCAACCCGGATACCAAGCCCATGAAGCTCGGTGACCGCCTCCTTTGATTCGGGCCGAATCTCATCCTCG is from Acidobacteriota bacterium and encodes:
- a CDS encoding DUF1929 domain-containing protein; this encodes MAVRHIYLKIESIPDYSPVCPDPTFAPPIRYGRDCMRNMGHDDGTIPTAEINARTVSVLVYREYLDPAYLVPKPDKIVLADINEPPYHRRVPGTVIYTRPGDRLKIHVVNADSAPHSFHLHGLQYGIDSDGSWPFGTQSSDGRRSDEICPGQHWTYTFDVTDKMLGAWPFHDHFQNIGANVNRGLLGGLIVLPKDDCDPPPRMKLPPEVEELLRDLRKHLPPEPEDHVARMPAENAGMAMNMPMPMPGGGGHEGGGHNPLPMRPVEFEGRQIDWEEYLHLPGIHPCPDPKKPLHVPLFLHAMQGASGVPAFDSGPIPFNGTFEATFGTEGTFDYHCNIHTQMQATVTVAMGEPMLATVNIDDSNPLDMKFVPNNAKVGPGGKVQWNNGNNNVHTVTEDGGGLPSFCLNGRSFVGNTPTVLAEAGQKIRWYVFNLDLGMMWHNFHTHGQRWHFAGEAYDGRSLGPAESFVVETTAPPVLLLPADIAKAQDPEHRPKHAKKYHVRGDFLVHCHVEMHMMAGLAGLVRSRQTLWLTPEQAKRLSHETGLPLDHGDNNCPAIDPNHCESLDCGKWEEVAGSPSVTFMHACLLPKTEKVLYWGYGDARDDISRIWDYSTPAGAFSAPANQPFNVTSPPNDRGLANLWSAEHAFLDTPQGTLLIHGGFTPRESYLFDPPSLMWSRVAPTAEQRFYSTSLTLANGKVLTILGGTPTQIVARSIEIYEPGTGTWDPAIALPPTFDYLYYPWTYVMPNGELFIAGPRGITRRFDPLAPVDDSAKTWPTIAGNRSSSGEKGTSVLLPLLPPDYKPRVLIAGGDILPNAPQSSEMIDLSDAVPAWKALPNLNQPRAHQVNTVLMPDSRVFLAGGIPNTGGPAEILDTKNLAAGWVPCAVMKYSRGYHSTAILLADGSILMGGDQDINGGWKSGETTPHERYFPWYYFRARPVITNSPASVTHGAVFTVNTPSATSIAEVLLIRPGAVTHGFNQSQRVIGCEITGRGATSVQVKAPPNGNIAAPGHYLLFVVDTARVPSVAAWIRVTP